One window of the Candidatus Jettenia sp. genome contains the following:
- a CDS encoding HAMP domain-containing protein: MFKPTKSKLSIFFLVLAFLPLIVMRLIVYPITFQTLQEEIVKNLEIAAHKQAELITAWMEKCTADAQRIASNPFIPLVIQPGTGSTEYRELLKSLHAMKYFDSLWKEYGHKEIFISDRDGVVRIASRQELVGTNISAKDFFRSAIRGALFTSNIIPSDIPIENETGIRETDMPTMLVSAPIKDPSHSVIGTVTLRIDISEINKMMQNIHIGITGETYLINGYGYMLTESKFIEDLRRQQRIKKRSALELKVANPKTNMVTKGVTECLKGSEGFDADGYPDYRGVNVLGFWHWMPDYGWGVIAEIDVNEGYGVLYQLRNYIMFIFGIVSVAVIIVAFFLGKKISSPIHYISDVAWKIARGNYNTRVVYQSDDEIGKLASAINHMAETLETQVQKTEMTSPGKALLDHGNSKRV; the protein is encoded by the coding sequence AATCTGGAGATTGCAGCGCATAAACAAGCTGAGTTGATTACGGCATGGATGGAAAAATGCACTGCAGATGCGCAGCGTATTGCCAGCAATCCTTTTATACCCCTTGTCATCCAACCAGGTACGGGAAGTACTGAATACAGGGAACTGTTGAAGAGTCTGCATGCAATGAAATACTTTGATTCTCTCTGGAAGGAATACGGCCATAAAGAAATCTTTATTTCCGATCGCGATGGTGTGGTAAGAATTGCCTCAAGACAAGAGCTAGTTGGAACAAATATATCAGCAAAGGATTTTTTTCGTTCTGCAATCAGAGGGGCTTTGTTTACCTCCAATATCATACCCTCCGATATTCCTATTGAAAACGAAACAGGTATACGGGAGACCGATATGCCTACAATGCTTGTTTCTGCCCCCATAAAGGATCCTTCGCATTCTGTTATAGGTACGGTAACACTGCGGATAGATATTTCTGAGATAAACAAGATGATGCAAAATATCCATATTGGTATAACAGGGGAAACGTATCTCATTAATGGGTATGGATACATGCTAACAGAATCAAAATTTATAGAAGATTTGAGAAGGCAGCAGAGGATTAAAAAACGGTCTGCTCTGGAATTAAAGGTTGCCAATCCAAAAACAAATATGGTAACAAAAGGCGTTACTGAATGCCTGAAAGGTTCGGAAGGATTTGATGCAGATGGTTATCCGGACTATCGTGGTGTAAACGTTTTGGGATTCTGGCATTGGATGCCCGATTATGGTTGGGGTGTGATTGCCGAAATTGATGTAAATGAAGGTTATGGGGTACTGTATCAATTACGCAACTATATCATGTTTATCTTTGGAATAGTATCAGTAGCAGTCATTATTGTTGCCTTTTTCCTGGGTAAGAAAATTTCTTCTCCCATTCATTACATTTCTGACGTTGCCTGGAAAATTGCTCGAGGTAATTATAATACCAGGGTTGTTTACCAATCGGACGATGAAATCGGTAAACTCGCAAGTGCTATTAACCATATGGCAGAGACCCTGGAAACACAGGTACAAAAAACGGAAATGACGAGTCCCGGCAAGGCATTACTGGACCATGGAAATAGTAAAAGGGTATAG
- a CDS encoding replication-associated recombination protein A, which produces MTVKKTERDLFSVRADTTKKSPLSDRMRPQNLKEFVGQEHLVGPNKILQRLVENKELISLIFWGPPGVGKTTLAFIVAQAMDAHFISFSAVLSGVKDIREVIEEAQNQAHYYRKKTVLFVDEIHRFNKAQQDAFLHHVEDGTITLIGATTENPSFEVNAPLLSRCKVLVLEQLNEDHLRSIMKNALCDKERGLGNLRIEIQPDAFNLIAHLSQGDARVALNTLEASVMLARPDQEEKRIVTREIVQESMQQKSLLYDKGGEEHYNIISAFIKSMRGSDPDAALYWLARMLESGEDPLFIVRRMIIFASEDIGNADPHALQLAVLTKDAFHFIGLPEGWIPLAQCVTYLACAPKSNASYTAYLEALKDVREKGALSVPFHIRNAPTPLMKDLGYGKGYKYPHSCGGYVEQSYMPEELQGREYYKPTDNGYDKVMKERLAFRKKEHNSLK; this is translated from the coding sequence TTGACGGTAAAAAAAACAGAAAGGGATTTATTTAGTGTAAGGGCAGATACCACAAAAAAATCTCCCCTATCCGACCGCATGAGACCACAGAACTTGAAAGAATTTGTAGGACAAGAACACCTCGTTGGACCGAATAAGATACTCCAAAGGCTTGTTGAAAATAAGGAACTGATATCCCTGATTTTCTGGGGTCCGCCTGGCGTGGGAAAAACAACGTTAGCCTTTATCGTTGCACAGGCAATGGACGCTCATTTTATTTCTTTTTCTGCGGTATTATCGGGTGTTAAGGATATTCGTGAGGTTATTGAAGAGGCACAAAACCAAGCTCATTATTATCGTAAAAAAACGGTCCTCTTTGTAGATGAAATTCACCGGTTTAACAAAGCTCAGCAGGATGCATTTCTGCATCATGTGGAAGATGGTACTATTACCCTGATCGGCGCTACCACAGAAAATCCTTCCTTCGAGGTTAATGCGCCTCTTTTATCACGTTGTAAGGTGTTGGTGCTGGAACAACTAAATGAGGATCATCTTAGGTCAATTATGAAGAACGCTTTATGTGATAAAGAGCGCGGGCTTGGTAATTTAAGGATTGAAATCCAGCCCGATGCTTTCAATCTTATTGCGCATCTTTCACAGGGGGATGCCCGGGTGGCTTTAAATACCTTAGAGGCATCAGTTATGCTTGCCAGACCTGATCAGGAAGAGAAACGTATAGTAACCAGAGAAATTGTCCAGGAGTCTATGCAGCAAAAGTCGCTTCTTTATGATAAAGGAGGTGAAGAACATTACAATATCATTTCAGCTTTTATCAAATCGATGCGGGGTAGTGACCCTGACGCAGCCCTTTATTGGTTGGCGCGTATGTTAGAATCGGGAGAAGATCCTCTTTTTATTGTACGCCGTATGATTATATTTGCTTCAGAGGATATTGGAAATGCTGATCCTCATGCACTTCAATTAGCGGTATTGACTAAGGATGCTTTTCACTTTATAGGCCTACCGGAAGGGTGGATACCTTTAGCTCAGTGTGTTACCTATCTTGCCTGTGCACCGAAAAGCAACGCTTCTTATACGGCCTATCTTGAGGCATTGAAAGACGTCAGGGAAAAAGGAGCCTTATCGGTTCCATTCCACATCCGGAATGCACCTACGCCGTTGATGAAGGACCTTGGATATGGTAAAGGCTATAAGTATCCACATAGTTGTGGAGGCTATGTGGAACAATCGTATATGCCCGAAGAACTCCAGGGCAGAGAATATTATAAACCTACAGATAATGGCTATGATAAAGTAATGAAAGAGCGGCTTGCCTTTCGTAAAAAAGAGCACAATTCATTAAAATAA
- a CDS encoding cache domain-containing protein gives MFKTTKFAIAALIFFSLLSMSIAKISFSDTLNIIREGIVRDLQGITRKQGEIIRTWMDARKKDARVTAHNLHTYCGTTIQENKEPDFSKPLEYLTFMKDIYHYKEIFITNPMGMVILSTNKNNIGLDIASTQYFQEALKGKTVFSDIIPSTIPIENELGELELGLPTMFVSTPIDNEKLEILGVLVFRLNVDDLKKLILPMKATETGEIYLINKDGRMLTESRFTNDLKGSGLITKRTSLELRVANPKTGNLTLAVQQCLKGLEGYDDTGYLDYRGISVMGYWTWMQDYNWGLIAEINVDEACDEVRKFFQDTTIKNLRGLMHRQVNLVKIYMEGHKNNVRAIARKPQTTHYTKGVVSVDEFVNALNYLEFIRDEYGYKGIFIGNSSGIIKLSTEKNLVGLDISGEDYFIEAKKYGVFVSDVRSSNTPIVNEFGKAERNVPTFFVSAMIQDDAGNFAGIMVLRVDTMELNKLMKSIEIGESGESYLINSEGVFITESRFTIELKRNGMIQERTALELKGIDPKSGRLTKGITACLSGGEGYDATGYKDYRGIPVLGTWCWIPEYEWGIIIEIDLDEAFRKSSAFWGIKQYF, from the coding sequence ATGTTTAAAACAACCAAATTTGCTATAGCCGCACTTATCTTTTTCTCTTTGCTATCTATGAGCATAGCGAAAATATCTTTTTCTGATACCCTCAATATTATCAGAGAAGGTATTGTAAGAGATTTACAGGGTATCACCCGAAAACAAGGTGAGATTATAAGAACTTGGATGGATGCAAGAAAAAAAGATGCGAGGGTTACTGCCCATAATTTACATACATACTGTGGCACAACAATCCAGGAAAATAAGGAGCCGGATTTTTCAAAGCCCCTTGAATATCTTACTTTTATGAAAGATATATATCATTACAAGGAAATCTTTATTACAAATCCCATGGGTATGGTTATTCTCTCAACAAATAAAAATAATATCGGACTTGATATAGCTTCTACTCAATATTTTCAAGAAGCACTGAAAGGGAAAACGGTTTTCTCCGATATTATACCCTCAACAATACCTATTGAGAATGAATTGGGTGAGTTGGAATTGGGATTACCTACTATGTTTGTATCAACTCCTATCGATAATGAAAAGTTAGAAATCTTGGGTGTATTAGTTTTTCGTCTGAATGTAGATGATCTCAAAAAATTGATACTACCTATGAAAGCCACAGAGACAGGAGAGATTTATTTAATTAACAAAGATGGGCGCATGTTAACCGAATCCCGTTTTACTAATGATCTTAAGGGAAGCGGTCTTATTACAAAGAGGACATCTTTAGAATTGAGAGTGGCGAATCCCAAAACAGGAAATCTTACCCTTGCTGTTCAACAATGTTTAAAAGGACTGGAAGGATATGATGATACAGGTTACCTTGACTATCGGGGTATCAGTGTGATGGGTTATTGGACATGGATGCAGGATTATAATTGGGGGCTTATCGCTGAAATTAATGTGGATGAGGCATGTGATGAGGTGCGTAAATTTTTTCAAGATACAACCATTAAAAATTTGCGAGGGCTTATGCATCGTCAGGTTAACTTGGTAAAGATATACATGGAAGGGCATAAGAATAATGTCAGGGCAATTGCCCGTAAACCCCAAACTACTCATTATACAAAAGGTGTGGTATCGGTAGATGAATTTGTAAATGCCTTAAATTATTTAGAGTTTATCAGGGATGAATATGGGTATAAGGGGATATTTATAGGTAACTCTTCTGGAATTATTAAGTTATCGACAGAGAAAAACCTGGTAGGTCTGGATATTTCAGGAGAAGATTACTTTATTGAAGCGAAAAAATATGGAGTTTTTGTGAGTGATGTGAGATCATCAAATACACCAATCGTAAATGAGTTTGGCAAGGCTGAACGCAATGTGCCTACATTTTTTGTATCCGCAATGATTCAGGATGATGCGGGAAATTTTGCAGGTATTATGGTTCTTCGGGTAGATACCATGGAGTTAAATAAGCTCATGAAAAGTATTGAAATCGGCGAAAGCGGAGAAAGTTATCTCATTAACTCGGAAGGTGTCTTCATCACGGAATCCCGTTTTACGATTGAACTTAAAAGGAACGGCATGATACAAGAGAGAACGGCTTTGGAACTGAAAGGGATTGATCCTAAATCGGGAAGGCTAACAAAGGGGATTACCGCATGCCTGAGTGGAGGTGAGGGATATGATGCCACCGGTTATAAAGATTATCGGGGCATACCGGTGTTAGGTACCTGGTGCTGGATTCCGGAATATGAGTGGGGTATAATTATCGAGATCGATCTTGATGAGGCATTCCGCAAGAGTTCCGCCTTCTGGGGCATTAAACAATACTTCTAA
- a CDS encoding nucleotidyltransferase yields MRYSLPYMIIGGQAVLLYGEPRLTRDIDITLGVTTDHIHKLLTIVKELTLKPIPKDIESFVKDTMVLPTIEETSGIRVDFIFSFTPYEIEAIKRARKIIIMGQAVSFASPEDLIIHKIFAGRPRDLEDIRSVILKNSKIDIDYIRNWLKNFDASFEQMDFLQTFEKIIKEAHSY; encoded by the coding sequence ATGAGATATAGTCTGCCCTATATGATTATAGGTGGACAGGCAGTACTCCTTTACGGTGAACCCCGACTTACCAGGGATATAGATATAACACTAGGCGTTACCACCGATCACATACATAAACTTCTCACAATAGTAAAAGAACTTACCTTAAAACCTATCCCAAAAGATATAGAATCATTTGTGAAGGATACTATGGTATTGCCTACGATTGAGGAAACCAGCGGAATAAGAGTAGATTTTATATTTTCATTTACCCCGTATGAGATAGAAGCAATAAAAAGGGCAAGAAAGATAATAATTATGGGACAAGCGGTCTCATTTGCCTCACCAGAGGATTTAATAATTCATAAAATTTTTGCTGGCAGACCAAGAGATTTGGAGGATATAAGGTCAGTTATCCTTAAGAATTCCAAAATAGATATTGATTATATACGAAACTGGCTGAAGAACTTCGATGCATCTTTTGAGCAAATGGATTTTTTGCAGACTTTTGAGAAAATAATAAAAGAGGCGCATTCATATTAG